In the genome of Leeuwenhoekiella sp. MAR_2009_132, one region contains:
- the brnQ gene encoding branched-chain amino acid transport system II carrier protein, with amino-acid sequence MRFTKETAITSFALFSLFFGAGNLIIPPFLGYTAGSMWLITSLGFALSAVVIPILGIFAHARLQGTLLDFGNKVHPIFSLIFCIIVYLIAITLPGPRTASVTYEMGLQPYFAINSLTSSSIYFGLVLIFVLNRSKIIDLLGKYLTPLLLIILATIIGVAVFAELPAPQKISEEGSVFKGIIEGYQTFDAIGAIVIGAILVVSLNLKDHESADIKKKLLFRAGIFAGLGLFLIYFGLIYVGALYSTVLETSSRTDLLSLLSYETLGKGGRLMLSVLISLACFTTAIGIVTGTSDFIKGILKGSQKAYIITAVSACILGVIIGQTGVAYIISIAVPALNFIYPLVIVLIILNVFPARMVSPFIFRSVAIATFLLSIPDFLISLDLLSIETAKELIPFTTYGITWVIPTLIIFALAKLVEPFIFKKAKTDTEI; translated from the coding sequence ATGAGATTTACCAAAGAGACCGCAATTACTTCATTTGCCTTGTTCTCCCTTTTTTTTGGAGCCGGAAATTTAATCATTCCTCCCTTTTTAGGATATACAGCTGGCAGCATGTGGCTTATAACCAGTTTAGGATTTGCGCTTTCGGCAGTGGTAATTCCTATTTTAGGCATTTTTGCTCACGCACGTTTACAGGGAACTTTACTAGATTTTGGAAATAAAGTACATCCTATATTTAGTCTTATTTTTTGCATTATCGTCTATCTTATTGCCATTACCTTACCGGGGCCACGTACTGCTTCTGTCACCTACGAAATGGGATTACAACCTTATTTCGCCATTAACTCATTAACGTCTAGCAGCATCTATTTTGGATTGGTTCTAATTTTTGTACTTAACAGATCTAAAATTATTGACCTCTTAGGTAAATATCTAACCCCACTTTTATTAATCATATTAGCAACTATAATTGGAGTTGCTGTTTTTGCAGAATTACCCGCTCCTCAAAAAATATCGGAAGAGGGCTCAGTTTTTAAAGGAATTATAGAAGGTTATCAAACTTTTGATGCTATAGGAGCTATTGTAATAGGTGCGATTTTAGTAGTTTCCTTAAATCTTAAAGATCACGAATCTGCTGATATAAAGAAAAAGCTTCTTTTTAGAGCAGGTATCTTTGCAGGTCTAGGCTTGTTCTTAATTTATTTTGGTCTTATTTACGTAGGGGCATTATACAGCACAGTACTGGAGACATCTTCCCGTACAGACCTACTTTCACTACTAAGTTATGAGACCCTGGGTAAAGGTGGCAGGTTAATGCTTTCTGTACTTATAAGCCTGGCTTGTTTTACAACCGCTATAGGAATTGTTACAGGTACTTCAGACTTTATAAAAGGCATTCTCAAAGGGTCACAAAAAGCCTATATAATTACCGCCGTTTCTGCATGTATTTTAGGAGTCATTATCGGTCAAACCGGCGTAGCATATATCATAAGCATTGCAGTACCCGCTTTAAATTTTATTTATCCGTTAGTAATCGTTTTGATTATCCTGAATGTTTTTCCGGCAAGAATGGTGTCACCATTTATATTTAGATCTGTAGCCATTGCAACTTTTTTATTGAGTATCCCAGATTTTTTAATAAGTCTTGACCTACTGTCTATAGAAACAGCCAAAGAATTAATTCCATTTACAACTTACGGAATCACCTGGGTTATACCCACTTTAATTATTTTTGCATTAGCAAAATTAGTAGAACCTTTTATCTTTAAAAAGGCAAAAACAGATACTGAAATCTAA
- a CDS encoding alpha/beta fold hydrolase translates to MTLSIKSERLNYTDNGNGENLCLLHGFLENKEIWDPFLTKLTEHYRVISIDLPGHGESSLLAAGNTMVDMAHAVHSVLRECGIAKVKFIGHSMGGYVALAYAETFPQEVMGVLLMNSTPEADTLKRKELRKHGIKVAKTNYEALISMSVVNLFTQKFRANLEEEIQRTKSTALATSQQSYIACQGAMALRADYSNLFKQALFKKKIVLGAQDTLLDSSHLTRKFSNQDVEVVILDGGHMLHLENPNDLMKHLIQF, encoded by the coding sequence ATGACGCTATCTATAAAGTCTGAACGACTTAATTACACTGATAATGGAAATGGAGAAAACCTTTGCTTATTACATGGTTTTTTAGAAAATAAAGAAATCTGGGATCCTTTCTTAACTAAACTCACAGAACACTACCGGGTTATTAGTATTGACTTACCGGGTCATGGAGAAAGTAGTTTGCTTGCTGCCGGAAACACAATGGTAGATATGGCACATGCAGTACATTCAGTTTTACGAGAATGCGGTATAGCTAAGGTTAAATTTATAGGGCACTCTATGGGTGGTTATGTTGCACTGGCTTATGCGGAAACATTTCCGCAAGAAGTCATGGGTGTTCTATTGATGAATTCTACACCAGAAGCAGATACTTTAAAACGCAAAGAATTGCGTAAACACGGAATAAAAGTAGCTAAAACCAACTATGAGGCGCTCATATCAATGTCTGTAGTCAATTTATTTACACAAAAATTTAGAGCAAATTTAGAGGAAGAAATTCAGCGAACAAAAAGTACAGCTTTGGCTACTTCTCAACAAAGTTATATAGCTTGTCAGGGAGCGATGGCTTTACGAGCAGACTATAGCAATTTATTTAAACAAGCCTTATTTAAGAAGAAAATAGTGTTAGGAGCTCAGGATACATTGCTAGATTCTAGTCATTTGACCCGTAAATTTAGCAACCAGGATGTCGAAGTAGTCATTTTAGATGGCGGGCATATGTTGCATCTTGAAAATCCAAATGATTTAATGAAGCATTTAATTCAATTTTAA
- a CDS encoding DUF2652 domain-containing protein, producing MKAEPTLICIPDISGFTQFMREANFELTSQIIPALLNEIIYSNTIDLKVSEIEGDAVLFFRSGELPTLDDLIDQCKRFYLDFYHKMNLLYKKHKKAEDAESIPQILGLKIIVHYGEEIAMVPIGNRIKLMGEDVITAHRLLKNSIKIDEYLLISDQLLNHYDKEDFVRKCNWSSLHSESIEVEHLGTINYHFIDLLPLKTS from the coding sequence ATGAAAGCAGAACCCACTTTAATTTGTATCCCAGACATTAGCGGTTTTACCCAGTTTATGCGGGAGGCGAATTTTGAGCTTACTTCACAAATTATACCTGCACTACTCAATGAGATTATTTATTCTAATACAATAGATTTGAAGGTTTCTGAAATTGAAGGAGATGCTGTTCTGTTTTTTAGAAGTGGAGAATTACCCACTCTTGACGACCTTATTGATCAATGTAAGCGGTTTTACCTTGATTTTTACCATAAAATGAACCTACTTTATAAGAAGCATAAAAAAGCTGAAGATGCTGAAAGTATTCCTCAAATTTTAGGGTTAAAGATCATAGTGCACTACGGGGAAGAAATAGCCATGGTTCCTATAGGGAACAGAATTAAATTAATGGGGGAAGATGTCATTACAGCACACAGATTATTAAAAAATTCTATAAAAATTGATGAGTACTTACTCATTTCAGACCAACTTCTTAACCACTACGACAAAGAGGATTTTGTTAGAAAATGTAACTGGAGTTCTTTACATAGTGAATCTATTGAAGTTGAGCATTTAGGAACAATCAACTATCATTTTATAGATTTACTACCATTAAAAACAAGCTAA
- a CDS encoding GreA/GreB family elongation factor, whose amino-acid sequence MSRGFVKEDDQEEAPIIPPRAALPVGETNYVTKNGLAALKAEKLELENELLNLTEIDERELRRSKAIIVGKLQLLNERLLSARILENTESGEVRFGATVSYQIEPNSKLNTITIVGVDEADVKKMKIAFTAPIARALVGKKVGEIAELKLGNETRLLKIIDIHYTS is encoded by the coding sequence ATGAGCAGAGGATTTGTAAAAGAAGATGATCAGGAAGAAGCTCCAATTATTCCACCACGAGCAGCATTACCAGTTGGGGAAACAAATTATGTGACAAAAAATGGATTAGCAGCGCTTAAAGCCGAAAAGCTAGAATTAGAAAATGAACTTCTAAATCTCACTGAAATTGATGAACGCGAATTAAGGCGTTCAAAAGCTATTATCGTAGGTAAATTGCAATTGCTTAATGAGCGGTTGCTTTCTGCTCGTATTTTAGAAAATACAGAAAGTGGCGAAGTACGTTTTGGAGCTACAGTGAGTTACCAAATAGAACCTAACTCAAAGCTAAATACCATAACAATTGTAGGGGTAGATGAGGCAGATGTAAAAAAAATGAAAATTGCATTTACAGCACCTATAGCTAGAGCTTTAGTGGGAAAAAAAGTAGGTGAAATAGCAGAATTAAAATTAGGTAATGAAACGAGACTTTTAAAAATTATTGATATTCATTACACTAGTTAG